A window of Haloarcula sp. DT43 genomic DNA:
CCGGTTTCCTCGCTGTACACCGCGCCGTCGCCGGTGTCGAGGACCTCGGGCGGTTCCTCGAGCAGCTTCGAGCCCCAGTCGAGCAGTCGCTCCTTGGCGTCCTCGGCTGCGTTCTTGACCGCGCGGCCGCTGATGTACGTTGTCGAGGAGGCGTACGCGCCGTAGTCGAAGGGCGTCAGGTCGGTGTCAGCGGCGACGACGACGATATCTTCGGGCGGACAGCCGAGTACCTCCGCGGCGATCTGTGAGAACATCGTGTCCGCGCCGGTACCGGTGTCGACGCCGCCGACCTGGAGGTGGAAGCTCCCGTCCTCGTTCATCTTCACCTGGGCCGCGCCGAGTTCCTTGCCCGCGACGCCGCTGCCCTGCGCGATGAGGGCCATCCCGACGCCGCGGTGCAGGTGCGCTTCCTCGGGCTGTTCGAGGTCGTCGTAGCCGATTGCGTCCTTCCCGCGTTCGACGCACTCGCGGATGCCACAGGAGCGGATCTGCCGCTCGAATCGGTCGTCGTCTTTCAGGATCGCGACGCTCCGGTCGAGGTCCCCCTCGCGGACCGCGTTCCGCAGACGGAACTCGATCGGGTCGAGGTCGAGGCGGCGGGCCACCTCGTCCATGTGGGACTCGACGGCGAAGTGACCCTGCGGTGCGCCGTAGCCCCGCATCGCCGCGCCCATCGGGAGGTTCGTGTGGACCACGTCGCCCGAGAAGCGGACGTTCGGGACCCGCGGGTAGATGGGCAGGGGCTTCGTCCCGACGTTGTTCGCGACGGTCATGCCGTGCGTGCCGTAGGCCCCCGAGTTCGACAGCGTGTAGAGGTCCATCGCCTCAATGTCGCCGTCGTCGGTGACGGCCGTCCGCATTTGCATCCGCATCGGATGCCGGAAGCGAAGCGCGGTGAACTCCTCCCGTCGGGTCATCTCCAGTTTGACCGGGCGACCGGCCGCGAGATGGAGCGCGAACGTGATCGGCTCGATGGCCATCTCCTGTTTCGAACCGAACCCCGCGCCGATTCGGGGTTTCGTCACGCGCACGTCGCGGATGGGCACGTCGAACAGGTGCGAGATCTGCCGGCGCGTGTGGAAGGGGACCTGCGTCGCCGTGATGAACACGTGGCGGTCGTCCTCGTCGGTGTAGGCGATGGTGGCGTGTGGCTCCGGGACGCAGTGGGACTGGTACGGCGTCTCCCACTCGGTCTCGACGACGTGGACGCCCTCGCCGCTCGCCGCTGCCTCGAACGCCGCGTCCACGTCACCCAGTTCCCCCTCGAAGTGCGATTCGAGGTTCTTCGCGTAGTCCGCGCCCGATTGCTTGTTCTCCACGTCGTCCGTCTCGAACAGTTGGGGGGCGTCCTCGTCCAGCGCCGCCTCGGGGTCGAACACCGCGTCGAGTTCGCGGTACTCGACCTCGACTTTGCGGGCCGCGCGGTCGGCGGTGTCCGCGTCCTCGGCGGCGACGGCCGCGACGGGGTCGCCGACGAACCGGACGTGCTCGCGCAGGACCGTCAGGTCCCATGGGCTGGGTTCCGGATAGGACTGGCCGGAACTGGAGTACAGTTCGTCCGGGACCACGTCGTCGAACGGCGTGATGACCGCGTAGACGCCGTCCATCGCCTCGGCCGCGCTGGTGTCGATGGACTCGACGTGCCCGTGGGCGACGTCGCTGCGCACCACTTTTCCGTGGGCGAGGGCCGGGAACCGGTCCCGGTAATCGGCCGTGTAGCGTGCCTCGCCGGTGACGATCTTGCGCGCGTCGTCTTTCTCCTCGTCGGTCGTGATGCTCTCGCGCTCGTCCGGCGCCTTGCGGTCCGGTTCTCTCGCCGCGCCCTCCACCGTTCCGCCGGTGGCCTCCTCCTCCGCCCGTACGCCGTCGGGTCCGTCGTCGAGTTCCGATGCGTCCTCCGAGTCGCTCATGTCTCGCCCCCCGAGCAGTCACACCTGCCGGGCGGACAGCCCGAATCGAGCGTCCCGCCGGCCGCGCCGTCGGGCGGTGCGTCCCCGTCGATCGGGGGGCCCCCGTCGGTCGCCACCGCGCGGCTCTCGTCCAGCCGGTCTGCGGCGTCGAGCACGGCCTCCACGATCTTCTTGTAGCCCGTACACCGACAGAGGTTGTCCGAGAGGGCCTCACGGACCTCCCGCTCCGTCGGATCGGGGTTCTCATCCAGGAGCGCTTTCGAGCGCATGATCATCCCCGGGATGCAGAAGCCACACTGCAGCGCGGTGTTGTCCACGAAGGCCTGCTGGACCGGGTGCAGGTCGTCCTGCTCGCCGAGTCCCTCGATTGTCTGAACCGACGCCCCCTCGGCTTTCGTCACGGGCGTCACGCACGACAGCGTCGCCTCGCCGTCGACGTGGACCGTACAGAAGCCGCAGGCCCCGGTGTCACACCCTCGCTTCGCGCCGGTGTACCCGTTGGCCCGCAGCACGTCCAGGAGGGAGTCGGACTTCGACGCCTCGAACGTCTCCGTCTCGCCGTTCACGTCCAGTTCGATTTGCATATGGCTCATCAGCTCGCTAACTATATCGGCTACGTGACGCCCAGAACCGTAAATAGCTATCGCGGACAGCGGCTCGCACACGGGAATCTGTGGTCGCCGCCGGTCAGTGCTCGCGCTCGTCCAGTTTCGCGCGAATCTTCTCGGCGGTTATCGGCATCTCCCGGATTCGGACGCCGACGGCGTCACGGACGGCGTTCGACAGCGCCGGCGGGACCGTGTTCGTCGGCACTTCAGCGACGGACTTCGCGCCGAACGGACCCGTCGGCTCGTGGGTCTCGACGAGGATGGACTCGATGGGCGGCGTCTCGGTGGCCGACGGGAGGTGGTACTCGTCGAAGTCCGACACCTCGGCGCGGCCCGCCTCGTCGAGCGTGATGCCCTCGCTGACGGCCAGCTCGTAGCTCATGTGGTTCGCGCCCTCGACCTGGCCCTCGGCCATGCCGGGGTTGATGGCGACGCCGCAGTCGACGGCGACCACCAGCTTGTGGACGTCGAACTCGCCGGTCTCCTCGTTCACCGTCACGTCCACGAACTGGGCGGCGAAGGGCGGGGGGCTCTCCTCGGTGCAGTGGGTGCCCTTCCCGAGGATGTGCTCGCGCTCCTCGTCGCCGTAGGCCGCCTCGTAGCCGATATCTTCGAGCGTGACCGAGTCGCCGGTTTCCTCGCTGTACACCGTACCGTCGCCGGTGTCGAGGTCAGCCACGGGCTCGTCCAGAAGCTTCGCCCCCCACTCCAAGATCCGCTCTCTGGCGTCTTCGGCGGCCTTCTTCACCGCCATCCCGCTGATGTAGGTGGTCGAAGACGCGTACGCACCGTAGTCGAAGGGCGTCACGTCCGTGTCCGATGAGCGGACGACGATCTGCTCCTCGTCACAACCCAGCACCTCGGCTGCGATCTGGAGGAAGGCGGTGTCAGCGCCCGTGCCGATGTCGACGCCGCCGACCTGCAGGTGGAAGCTCCCGTCCTCGTTCATCATGAGCTGTGCGGCCCCGAGTTCGTCGCCGGCGACGCCGGTTCCCTGGGCGGACAGCGCCATGCCGACGCCGCGGTGCAGGTGGTCTTCCTCGGGCTGTTCCACGTCGTCCCAGCCGATGGCCGCCTTCCCGCGCTCGATGCACTCGTCGAGACCACAGGAGCGGATACGCCGTTCCGCCCCTTCGCCGCCCATCATCCCGGCGATTTCGTCCAGGTCGCCGACCTC
This region includes:
- a CDS encoding xanthine dehydrogenase family protein molybdopterin-binding subunit, yielding MSDSEDASELDDGPDGVRAEEEATGGTVEGAAREPDRKAPDERESITTDEEKDDARKIVTGEARYTADYRDRFPALAHGKVVRSDVAHGHVESIDTSAAEAMDGVYAVITPFDDVVPDELYSSSGQSYPEPSPWDLTVLREHVRFVGDPVAAVAAEDADTADRAARKVEVEYRELDAVFDPEAALDEDAPQLFETDDVENKQSGADYAKNLESHFEGELGDVDAAFEAAASGEGVHVVETEWETPYQSHCVPEPHATIAYTDEDDRHVFITATQVPFHTRRQISHLFDVPIRDVRVTKPRIGAGFGSKQEMAIEPITFALHLAAGRPVKLEMTRREEFTALRFRHPMRMQMRTAVTDDGDIEAMDLYTLSNSGAYGTHGMTVANNVGTKPLPIYPRVPNVRFSGDVVHTNLPMGAAMRGYGAPQGHFAVESHMDEVARRLDLDPIEFRLRNAVREGDLDRSVAILKDDDRFERQIRSCGIRECVERGKDAIGYDDLEQPEEAHLHRGVGMALIAQGSGVAGKELGAAQVKMNEDGSFHLQVGGVDTGTGADTMFSQIAAEVLGCPPEDIVVVAADTDLTPFDYGAYASSTTYISGRAVKNAAEDAKERLLDWGSKLLEEPPEVLDTGDGAVYSEETGNRVSLDEIGYEAAYGDDEREHILGDGNHSTDESPPPYGAQFADVTVNEETGEYELNKLVFAADCGVAINPALVEGQIEGGEHMSLEYATSGGLSFDEEGNPEVQGFRQYGMPRTTDHPPMETILVETHEPTGPFGAKSIAELPTNGVPPALSNAIRDAVGVRLTDLPFTDEDLRAALDARDGDD
- a CDS encoding (2Fe-2S)-binding protein, yielding MQIELDVNGETETFEASKSDSLLDVLRANGYTGAKRGCDTGACGFCTVHVDGEATLSCVTPVTKAEGASVQTIEGLGEQDDLHPVQQAFVDNTALQCGFCIPGMIMRSKALLDENPDPTEREVREALSDNLCRCTGYKKIVEAVLDAADRLDESRAVATDGGPPIDGDAPPDGAAGGTLDSGCPPGRCDCSGGET